The Sylvia atricapilla isolate bSylAtr1 chromosome 5, bSylAtr1.pri, whole genome shotgun sequence genome includes a window with the following:
- the LRRC10 gene encoding leucine-rich repeat-containing protein 10, with protein MGNSLKAILAFVPSKKCQKYLLEDLEEMPVDKMVDLSGRQMRRLPLHICSFRELVKLYLSDNNLNHLPPELEQLQNLQILALDFNNFKALPLVVCTLKQLCILYLGNNKLCSLPLELRLLQNLKTLWIESNCLQYLPEVVCELSLLKTLHAGSNALRTLPPQLQCLQELRTIWLSGNLLSEFPPVLLDMPFLEVIDVDRNSIQFFPSLAHLPGLKLVIYDHNPCRNAPKVAKGVRRVGRWSEETPEPRKRSGAVVEIMLDEKPLLPPAAKTEPEAEPC; from the coding sequence ATGGGCAACAGTCTGAAAGCCATACTTGCTTTTGTGCCCTCTAAGAAGTGCCAGAAGTACCTTCTAGAAGACCTAGAAGAGATGCCAGTGGATAAAATGGTCGATCTGAGTGGCAGGCAGATGAGGCGACTGCCTTTGCACATTTGCTCTTTTAGGGAACTGGTTAAGCTGTACCTGAGCGACAACAACCTGAACCATCTGCCCCccgagctggagcagctgcaaaaCCTGCAGATCTTGGCACTGGACTTCAACAACTTCAAAGCACTGCCCCTAGTTGTGTGCACACTGAAGCAGCTGTGCATCCTCTACCTGGGCAACAACAAGCTCTGCAGCCTGCCCCTCGAGCTCCGACTCCTGCAGAACCTCAAGACCCTCTGGATCGAGTCCAATTGCCTGCAGTACCTGCCCGAAGTGGTGTGTGAGCTCAGCCTGCTCAAGACGCTGCATGCCGGCTCCAACGCGCTGCGcaccctccctccccagctgcagtgcctgcaggagctgcgCACCATCTGGCTGTCAGGGAACCTGCTGTCCGAGTTCCCTCCCGTGCTCCTGGACATGCCCTTCCTGGAGGTGATCGACGTGGATCGCAATTCCATCCAGTTCTTCCCCAGCCTTGCTCACCTCCCTGGCCTGAAGCTGGTGATCTACGACCACAACCCCTGCAGGAATGCACCCAAAGTGGCCAAAGGGGTGCGCAGGGTGGGCAGATGGTCGGAGGAGACCCCTGAGCCCCGCAAGCGCTCGGGGGCGGTGGTAGAAATCATGCTCGACGAGAagccactgctgcctcctgccgCCAAGACCGAGCCAGAAGCCGAGCCCTGCTGA